In Prunus dulcis chromosome 1, ALMONDv2, whole genome shotgun sequence, the following are encoded in one genomic region:
- the LOC117616280 gene encoding transcription factor MYB123-like, which translates to MGRSPCCSKQGLNRGAWTALEDKILTSYIKAHGEGKWRSLPKRAGLKRCGKSCRLRWLNYLRPDIKRGNISGDEEELIVRLHNLLGNRWSLIAGRLPGRTDNEIKNYWNTTLGKKAKGEPTSTGSSKETSPPPTKSRAKRREIESKTTKPSAAAAAATLPPVIRTKATRLTKVLVPTIPQIPSDDYNQTANASSSTNPSELQGHQTQLTDQQVNAGDCTNNLNNNYGCNDEDDDIEAKSGFCNAFQSLPLDEAMINATWTGGNDCDLEDYGATLDLDSLAFLLDSEEWPSQDNIS; encoded by the exons ATGGGGAGAAGTCCATGTTGCTCCAAGCAGGGATTGAACAGAGGAGCATGGACTGCCCTAGAAGATAAAATACTAACTTCTTACATCAAAGCCCATGGTGAAGGCAAATGGAGAAGCCTCCCAAAGAGAGCTG GTTTGAAGAGATGTGGGAAGAGCTGTAGACTTAGATGGCTAAACTATCTGAGACCAGATATAAAGAGAGGCAACATATCCGGTGATGAAGAAGAACTCATTGTCAGACTCCATAACCTTCTTGGCAACAg ATGGTCTCTAATAGCTGGAAGGCTACCGGGGCGAACAGACAATGAAATCAAGAACTACTGGAACACCACTTTGGGGAAGAAAGCTAAAGGAGAGCCAACTTCCACCGGATCATCAAAAGAAACTTCTCCACCCCCAACCAAATCCAGAGCCAAAAGGCGAGAAATCGAGTCGAAAACAACGAAAccatcagcagcagcagccgcAGCCACTCTGCCTCCAGTAATAAGAACCAAGGCCACAAGGTTGACCAAAGTTTTAGTCCCAACAATCCCTCAGATTCCTAGCGATGATTATAATCAGACGGCCAATGCTTCATCTTCCACAAACCCATCAGAGCTCCAAGGTCATCAAACCCAGTTGACAGATCAACAAGTTAATGCAGGGGATTGCACTAACAACTTGAACAACAACTATGGCTGCAACGAcgaagatgatgatattgaagCTAAGAGTGGGTTCTGCAATGCGTTTCAGTCTCTGCCACTAGACGAGGCTATGATCAATGCCACGTGGACGGGTGGAAACGATTGTGATCTTGAAGACTACGGTGCCACATTGGATTTAGATTCTTTGGCTTTTTTGCTTGATTCCGAGGAATGGCCATCGCAAGATAATATTTCCTAA